A portion of the Nitratidesulfovibrio termitidis HI1 genome contains these proteins:
- the ablA gene encoding lysine 2,3-aminomutase — protein sequence MTDDPRWHDWRWHIRNAVRSVADFERALGIRFTPEQRQLHERTLERFPMSVTPYYLSLIDTENHATDPVFLQSFPSPGEMVIGPHDMADPLHEDSDSPAPGITHRYPDRVLFHVSNTCSMYCRHCTRKRKVGDVDSIPSRGDLERGLEYIRNTPQVRDVLLSGGDPLMLSDDMLDWLLTEVESIDHVEVVRIGTRMPVVLPFRITSDLVDMLRTHHPLWLNTHFNHPREITPDASRALRRLADAGIPLGNQTVLLAGVNDCPRIIRSLNLKLVRNRVRPYYLYQCDLSEGLAHFRTPVGKGIEIMESLRGHCSGFSVPTYVVDAPGGGGKIPVMPNYVVAWGAGKVVLRNYEGVITTYHEPDDYTPARCDLRCGDCALQLHAGDVPGHAVGVEKLLSDWDDTRSLTPSDNERMERRRDAS from the coding sequence ATGACCGACGACCCGCGCTGGCACGACTGGCGCTGGCACATCCGCAACGCCGTGCGCAGCGTGGCCGATTTCGAACGGGCGCTGGGCATTCGCTTCACCCCCGAACAGCGGCAACTGCACGAACGCACGCTGGAGCGCTTTCCCATGTCGGTGACGCCCTATTACCTGTCGCTCATCGACACGGAAAACCACGCCACCGACCCGGTGTTCCTGCAATCCTTCCCCTCGCCCGGCGAAATGGTCATAGGGCCGCACGACATGGCCGACCCCCTGCACGAGGACAGCGACAGCCCGGCCCCCGGCATCACCCACCGCTACCCCGACCGGGTGCTGTTCCACGTCAGCAACACCTGTTCCATGTACTGCCGCCACTGCACCCGCAAGCGCAAGGTGGGCGACGTGGACTCCATCCCCTCGCGCGGCGACCTGGAACGAGGGCTGGAGTACATCCGCAATACCCCGCAGGTGCGCGACGTGCTGCTGTCCGGCGGCGACCCGCTGATGCTGTCCGACGACATGCTCGACTGGCTGCTGACCGAGGTGGAATCCATCGACCACGTGGAGGTGGTGCGCATCGGCACCCGCATGCCGGTGGTGCTGCCCTTCCGCATCACCAGCGACCTCGTGGACATGCTGCGCACCCATCACCCGCTGTGGCTGAACACCCACTTCAATCACCCGCGCGAAATCACCCCCGACGCCAGCCGCGCCCTGCGCCGCCTGGCCGACGCGGGCATCCCCCTCGGCAACCAGACCGTGCTGCTGGCCGGAGTGAACGACTGCCCCCGGATTATCCGCTCCCTGAACCTGAAGCTGGTGCGCAACCGGGTGCGCCCCTACTACCTGTACCAGTGCGACCTTTCCGAAGGGCTGGCGCATTTCCGCACCCCGGTGGGCAAGGGCATAGAGATCATGGAAAGCCTGCGCGGCCATTGCAGCGGCTTTTCCGTGCCCACCTACGTGGTGGACGCCCCCGGCGGGGGCGGCAAGATACCGGTCATGCCCAACTACGTGGTGGCGTGGGGCGCGGGCAAGGTGGTGCTGCGCAACTACGAGGGGGTCATCACCACCTATCACGAGCCGGACGACTACACCCCGGCCCGCTGCGACCTGCGGTGCGGCGACTGCGCCCTGCAACTGCACGCGGGCGACGTGCCCGGCCATGCCGTGGGCGTGGAAAAGCTGCTCTCCGACTGGGACGACACCCGCAGCCTGACCCCGTCTGACAATGAACGCATGGAGCGCAGGCGCGATGCGTCCTGA
- the ablB gene encoding putative beta-lysine N-acetyltransferase, which produces MRPDAADSVRVQPDQTRPDRTRPGQTHPDRTHPDRARPDEVIRHGRSLLQHGPLNDRVYLMKLDESDLPGLPGLSGLPGTTSIIDRMEELAAYHGYTRLFARVPEHAAHRFLARGFAVEARVPGMCRGRTAGCFMGRHLWDARAVPRRPGLLCEVLALANARRAGLEQGTACARHGSQPSDATSGTQEIEPKPKTGRVIELNPDHAPALARLYAATFATYPFPVHDPAYLARSMAEGVLFHGIADGDDLHGHDSGPTRGNDLLAAASAEVDMAWRCAEMTDFATRPEARGRGAALRLLRHMEERVRRMGILTAYTIARAESHAMNVVFARAGYTLAGTLHNNTNIGGGLESMNVWYRHLPE; this is translated from the coding sequence ATGCGTCCTGATGCGGCGGATTCCGTCCGGGTGCAGCCGGACCAGACACGACCGGACAGGACACGACCGGGCCAGACACATCCGGACCGTACACATCCGGACAGGGCGCGGCCTGACGAGGTAATCCGCCACGGACGCTCGCTGCTCCAGCACGGACCGCTCAATGACCGGGTCTACCTGATGAAGCTGGACGAGTCCGACCTGCCCGGCCTGCCCGGCCTATCAGGCCTACCCGGTACGACCAGCATCATCGACCGGATGGAGGAACTGGCGGCGTACCACGGCTACACCCGGCTGTTCGCGCGGGTGCCGGAGCACGCGGCCCATCGTTTTCTGGCGCGGGGCTTTGCCGTGGAGGCCCGTGTGCCGGGAATGTGCCGGGGGCGCACAGCCGGATGCTTCATGGGGCGGCACCTGTGGGACGCGCGTGCCGTGCCGCGCCGCCCCGGACTGCTGTGCGAGGTGCTGGCCCTGGCCAATGCCAGGAGAGCCGGGCTGGAACAAGGTACGGCATGCGCACGGCACGGCAGCCAGCCGTCCGACGCCACCAGCGGAACGCAGGAAATTGAACCGAAACCGAAGACGGGAAGGGTGATCGAACTGAATCCGGACCACGCCCCCGCGCTGGCCCGCCTGTACGCGGCCACCTTCGCCACCTATCCCTTTCCCGTGCACGACCCGGCGTACCTTGCCCGGTCCATGGCCGAAGGGGTGCTGTTCCACGGCATTGCGGACGGCGACGACCTGCACGGACATGATTCCGGGCCGACCCGGGGGAACGACCTGCTGGCCGCCGCCTCTGCGGAAGTGGACATGGCATGGCGGTGCGCCGAGATGACCGACTTCGCCACCCGGCCCGAGGCACGCGGACGGGGGGCCGCCCTGCGCCTGCTGCGACACATGGAAGAACGGGTGCGCCGCATGGGCATCCTTACCGCCTACACCATCGCCCGGGCCGAAAGCCACGCCATGAACGTGGTGTTCGCGCGGGCCGGGTACACCCTGGCGGGCACCCTGCACAACAACACCAACATCGGCGGCGGGCTGGAAAGCATGAACGTGTGGTACCGGCATCTGCCCGAATGA
- a CDS encoding glycosyltransferase has translation MKIVFCIDDNPRYLLMMRAAVRSLRRLHGDAAPCVCVYGGSNPAVMDAVRAEGVQLARHTPVIGVHNAPPQFHRCIGAFLKLELALLPELADDEYVLYCDADVYFHQPILGDAASGGAEHIRPQYMAMAREATAPFHHTHEQLDYEWRGRRYVVPLPFPIWTFSSGVVLFNLARLRRHGHIHNFLAFCVQNLHRIGNLDQSLLNYFFGKRVTKLDPSWNCPPYRADALTRARIVHFHGPKPWDTKPALWKDLRINHYMEFRRRWLDLLTPEEREQAAAWEAAG, from the coding sequence ATGAAGATCGTCTTCTGCATCGACGACAACCCCCGCTACCTGCTGATGATGCGTGCCGCCGTGCGCTCGCTGCGACGTCTGCACGGCGATGCGGCCCCCTGCGTGTGCGTGTACGGCGGCAGCAACCCGGCGGTGATGGACGCGGTGCGCGCGGAAGGGGTGCAGCTTGCCCGGCACACCCCGGTCATCGGCGTGCACAACGCCCCGCCGCAGTTCCACCGCTGCATCGGCGCGTTCCTGAAGCTGGAACTGGCCCTGCTGCCGGAACTGGCCGACGACGAGTACGTGCTGTACTGCGACGCCGACGTGTACTTTCATCAACCGATTCTGGGTGACGCTGCATCCGGCGGGGCGGAGCATATCCGCCCGCAGTACATGGCCATGGCCCGCGAGGCCACGGCCCCCTTCCACCACACCCACGAACAGCTGGACTACGAATGGCGGGGCCGCCGCTACGTGGTGCCGCTGCCCTTTCCCATCTGGACCTTCAGCAGCGGGGTGGTGCTGTTCAACCTTGCCCGGCTGCGGCGGCACGGCCACATCCACAACTTTCTGGCCTTCTGCGTGCAGAACCTGCACCGCATCGGCAACCTGGACCAGTCGCTGCTGAATTACTTCTTCGGCAAGCGGGTGACCAAGCTGGACCCTTCGTGGAACTGCCCGCCCTACCGGGCCGACGCGCTGACGCGGGCGCGCATCGTGCACTTTCACGGTCCCAAGCCGTGGGACACCAAACCCGCGCTGTGGAAGGACCTGCGCATCAACCACTACATGGAATTCCGCCGCCGCTGGCTGGACCTGCTGACGCCGGAAGAGCGCGAGCAGGCCGCCGCGTGGGAGGCGGCGGGGTAG
- a CDS encoding chemotaxis protein CheD, whose translation MMGNGTQDTYGHRACPVPAAMPRELAEERLRHLHLRIGEGIVARRPAIIATVLGSCVSATFFHRTTGLAGIFHAMLPTAEGSRDHDCNPCKYVDTAVEAVLAHFLRKGVPVIEIETKLFGGAFSMNTEEKSLVRSLVDVGGRNVQVARDLLHARGLVVSGEHVLGERGRKLLFHAGTGEVWVKLLRRSLAEQGRGAGRPARGRHAEPPAWSYDAQPEPWPGPFPLGESGKEEGSDEPGGQAG comes from the coding sequence ATGATGGGCAACGGTACGCAAGACACCTACGGGCACAGGGCATGTCCTGTCCCGGCAGCCATGCCGCGCGAGCTGGCGGAAGAACGGCTGCGCCATCTGCACCTGCGCATCGGCGAGGGCATCGTGGCGCGTCGCCCGGCCATCATCGCCACGGTGCTCGGCTCGTGCGTGTCCGCCACGTTCTTCCATCGGACCACGGGGCTTGCGGGCATCTTTCACGCCATGCTGCCCACGGCGGAAGGCAGCCGCGACCACGACTGCAACCCCTGCAAGTACGTGGACACCGCCGTGGAGGCGGTGCTGGCCCATTTCCTGCGCAAGGGCGTGCCGGTCATCGAGATCGAAACCAAGCTGTTCGGCGGCGCCTTCAGCATGAACACCGAAGAAAAATCGCTGGTGCGCTCGCTGGTGGATGTGGGGGGCCGCAACGTGCAGGTGGCCCGCGACCTGCTGCACGCCAGGGGCCTGGTGGTGTCCGGCGAACACGTGCTGGGCGAACGGGGCCGCAAGCTGCTGTTTCACGCGGGCACCGGCGAGGTGTGGGTGAAGCTGCTGCGGCGCAGCCTGGCCGAACAGGGGCGTGGCGCGGGAAGGCCCGCGCGGGGACGCCATGCCGAACCCCCGGCGTGGTCGTACGACGCCCAGCCGGAGCCGTGGCCCGGCCCCTTCCCGCTTGGCGAATCGGGCAAAGAGGAAGGTTCGGACGAGCCGGGCGGACAGGCCGGATAG
- a CDS encoding HU family DNA-binding protein → MNKSELVRALAEEHELPVEDATVVVNTFFDCVRDALLEGDRVEIRGFGSFKIKGYRGYKGRNPKTGDSVAVPPKRLPVFRAGKELKDILNP, encoded by the coding sequence GTGAACAAGAGCGAACTGGTACGAGCGCTTGCCGAAGAGCACGAACTGCCTGTAGAGGACGCCACCGTGGTGGTGAACACCTTCTTCGACTGCGTGCGCGACGCGCTGCTGGAAGGTGACCGCGTGGAGATTCGCGGCTTCGGTTCGTTCAAGATCAAGGGCTATCGCGGCTACAAGGGCCGCAACCCCAAGACCGGCGATTCCGTGGCGGTGCCGCCCAAGCGGTTGCCCGTGTTCCGCGCCGGAAAGGAATTGAAGGACATCCTGAATCCGTAG
- a CDS encoding metal-dependent hydrolase, with product MDPVTHLASGALVAMALPDTRRSRWFMPFALICAVLPDVDVFFGATPLAYLTVHRGITHSFAGGAVMALLMALLFLPLLRRAPRDTVGSGGVHTWGYVRYALTAYALILLHIFLDCITTYGTQVFLPFSDYRVALPAVFIIDPIMTLVMLACIVAAMGRAHRRTFAALGLAWTLLWPGASLAVQQRVQSGLVAKLAAQPVPPVSVAVIPEALAPFNWKVVVDDGRRYGMARYQLLNPDAPLAFELFEKADPVLYRRLSEAEELFRVYGRFAMFMTQETRQENGAPVIAYRDLRFASTVPFMRMLRGEGVPFQLWARLSADGRLEGFRFVQGRAAGGNDGGGAGGTGGTDGTGGDWVPVTR from the coding sequence ATGGACCCGGTAACCCATCTTGCCAGCGGCGCGCTTGTGGCCATGGCCCTGCCCGATACCCGGCGCAGCCGCTGGTTCATGCCCTTTGCCCTCATCTGCGCGGTGCTGCCCGACGTGGACGTGTTCTTCGGCGCGACGCCGCTGGCCTATCTGACCGTGCACCGGGGCATCACCCATTCCTTCGCCGGGGGCGCGGTCATGGCCCTGCTGATGGCCCTGCTGTTCCTGCCGCTGCTGCGGCGTGCTCCGCGCGATACCGTCGGCAGCGGCGGCGTGCATACCTGGGGCTATGTCCGCTACGCCCTGACGGCGTACGCGCTGATACTGCTGCACATCTTTCTGGACTGCATCACCACCTATGGCACGCAGGTGTTCCTGCCTTTTTCCGACTACCGGGTGGCCCTGCCCGCCGTGTTCATCATCGACCCGATCATGACACTGGTGATGCTGGCGTGCATCGTGGCGGCCATGGGCCGCGCGCATCGGCGCACCTTTGCCGCGCTGGGCCTGGCCTGGACCCTGCTGTGGCCCGGCGCCTCGCTGGCGGTGCAGCAGCGCGTGCAGTCCGGCCTGGTGGCGAAGCTGGCGGCCCAGCCCGTGCCGCCCGTGTCGGTGGCGGTAATCCCCGAGGCGCTGGCCCCGTTCAACTGGAAGGTGGTGGTGGACGATGGCCGCCGCTACGGCATGGCCCGCTACCAGTTGCTGAACCCGGACGCGCCGCTGGCCTTCGAACTGTTCGAAAAGGCGGACCCGGTGCTGTACCGCCGTCTGTCCGAGGCGGAGGAACTGTTCCGCGTGTATGGCCGTTTTGCCATGTTCATGACCCAGGAAACCCGGCAGGAGAACGGCGCCCCCGTGATCGCCTACCGCGATCTGCGCTTTGCCAGTACGGTGCCGTTCATGCGTATGCTGCGCGGCGAGGGCGTTCCCTTTCAGTTGTGGGCCCGCCTTTCCGCCGACGGACGGCTGGAAGGGTTCCGCTTCGTGCAGGGGCGCGCTGCAGGGGGCAACGACGGCGGCGGGGCTGGTGGAACTGGCGGGACTGATGGGACTGGCGGCGACTGGGTGCCCGTGACGCGCTGA
- a CDS encoding YbgA family protein — MEESTRSASTVSVTSASFIGDSGPAHPAGGDDRLRVGISSCLMGNKVRFDGGHKHDPYITGTLGQYMDFVPVCPEVECGMPVPREALRLVGDPASPRLVTVKGYEDWTERMRAFALRRVEQLAAERLDGFIFKRASPSSGMERVKVYADHDPREVPEGAGRVDTARINLGPPQEKGVGIFARVFMDRFPLLPTEEEGRLNDPRLRENFIERLFVMRRWRALAEAGLTRGGLVDFHTRHKLLLMSHSVEHYRALGRLVAHAASHDPADLARDYLTGLMDGLRLPATTAKHANVLQHCMGYFKRVLTPDEKLEMLEVIQRYRKLQVPLVVPVTLLNHYVRKYGEPYLAGQFYLNPHPVELKLRNHA, encoded by the coding sequence ATGGAAGAATCCACGAGGTCTGCATCCACTGTATCTGTTACCTCAGCCTCGTTCATCGGGGATTCCGGTCCGGCGCATCCCGCTGGCGGTGATGACCGGCTGCGGGTGGGCATCAGTTCGTGCCTTATGGGCAACAAGGTGCGCTTCGACGGCGGGCACAAGCACGATCCGTACATTACCGGCACCCTTGGCCAGTACATGGACTTCGTGCCGGTCTGTCCGGAGGTGGAATGCGGCATGCCCGTCCCGCGCGAGGCGCTGCGGCTGGTGGGCGACCCGGCCAGCCCGCGCCTGGTCACGGTGAAGGGCTACGAGGACTGGACGGAGCGCATGCGCGCCTTTGCCCTGCGCCGGGTGGAACAACTGGCCGCCGAACGACTGGATGGATTCATCTTCAAGCGGGCCTCGCCCTCCAGCGGCATGGAGCGGGTCAAGGTGTACGCCGACCACGACCCCCGCGAGGTTCCGGAAGGTGCGGGCCGCGTCGATACTGCACGCATCAATCTGGGGCCACCGCAGGAAAAGGGCGTGGGCATTTTTGCCCGCGTGTTCATGGACCGCTTTCCGCTGTTGCCCACGGAAGAGGAAGGCCGCCTGAACGATCCGCGCCTGCGCGAAAACTTCATCGAGCGGCTGTTCGTCATGCGCCGCTGGCGCGCCCTTGCGGAAGCGGGCCTGACGCGCGGCGGTCTTGTGGATTTTCATACCCGGCACAAGCTGTTGCTGATGTCGCATTCGGTGGAGCACTACCGCGCGCTGGGCAGGCTGGTGGCCCATGCGGCCAGCCACGACCCGGCAGACCTGGCCCGCGACTACCTGACCGGCCTCATGGACGGGCTGCGCCTGCCCGCCACCACGGCCAAGCACGCCAACGTGCTGCAACATTGCATGGGGTATTTCAAGCGGGTGCTGACCCCGGACGAAAAGCTGGAAATGCTGGAGGTCATCCAGCGCTACCGCAAGTTGCAGGTGCCGCTGGTGGTGCCGGTAACCCTGCTGAACCACTACGTGCGCAAGTATGGCGAGCCGTATCTGGCCGGTCAGTTCTACCTGAACCCGCACCCGGTGGAACTGAAGCTGCGCAACCACGCGTGA
- a CDS encoding HAD family hydrolase: protein MTHSRGNAAPHIDVIFFDFSGVLAEEGFIEGLRAIGRAQGLDPEATMRTATDLCYATGYVNGQTDEAAWWNAVRAATGMTGTDAALRAEIMSRFTVRPEMLRAADAVRAAGLRAAILSDHTNWLEEIDAAHGVYRHFDRVFNSFREGLNKRDPGFFTHATTIMGVDPAHAAFFDDNAGHIGRATALGIHARLFTGRDAFRTDLAALVPQVALPEGWPG from the coding sequence ATGACACACTCGCGCGGCAATGCCGCACCCCACATCGACGTCATCTTCTTCGACTTCAGCGGCGTGCTGGCCGAGGAAGGCTTTATCGAAGGCCTGCGCGCCATTGGTCGTGCCCAGGGCCTGGACCCGGAAGCCACCATGCGCACGGCCACCGACCTGTGCTACGCCACCGGCTACGTCAACGGGCAGACCGACGAGGCCGCATGGTGGAACGCCGTGCGCGCGGCCACCGGCATGACCGGCACAGACGCCGCCCTGCGCGCCGAAATCATGAGCCGCTTCACCGTGCGGCCAGAGATGCTGCGCGCCGCCGATGCGGTGCGCGCCGCGGGGTTGCGCGCGGCCATCCTGAGCGACCATACCAACTGGCTGGAAGAAATCGACGCGGCGCACGGCGTGTACCGCCACTTCGACCGGGTGTTCAATTCGTTCCGCGAAGGGCTGAACAAGCGCGACCCCGGCTTCTTCACCCACGCTACCACCATCATGGGCGTGGACCCGGCGCACGCGGCCTTTTTCGACGACAACGCCGGGCACATCGGCCGGGCCACCGCGCTGGGCATCCATGCCCGGCTGTTCACCGGGCGCGATGCCTTCCGCACGGATCTCGCCGCGCTGGTCCCGCAGGTGGCGCTGCCGGAGGGCTGGCCGGGATAA
- a CDS encoding TVP38/TMEM64 family protein: MRIPRRPPPPPARGPLDPRAPLDPRDRAHDGPAAACVPLPAPKKGARDTGTRCPILKALAALLLLSLALLFLTGKLPTPGPDQTLALRDRLLDLHARHPVTSVAAYIAGYVTMTACSIPGAVFLTLTGGAVFGFGVALAAVSVASTVGACLAFLSARHLLRGTVRRLWPGQLTRIDAAMANEGSGGTATGTANAAGAHPLCPRLLSPGALCLLGLRCVAVMPYWLVNLLFGVTAMRLSTFATVSLVGMAPLNALYVHAGAELGRVRHLGDIISLRTGLTLCLLAVAPLLLRRVARMLEARRCTGDQRRPAQG, from the coding sequence GTGCGCATTCCCCGTCGCCCCCCCCCACCCCCAGCCCGCGGCCCCCTCGACCCCCGTGCCCCCCTCGACCCCCGAGACAGGGCACACGACGGGCCTGCCGCCGCATGTGTCCCGCTCCCCGCCCCAAAAAAGGGAGCGCGCGACACAGGGACACGGTGCCCCATCCTGAAAGCACTGGCCGCCCTGCTGCTGCTCAGCCTTGCCCTGCTGTTCCTTACCGGCAAGCTTCCGACTCCGGGCCCGGACCAGACCCTGGCCCTGCGCGACCGGCTGCTGGACCTGCACGCCCGCCACCCCGTAACCAGCGTGGCCGCGTACATTGCGGGCTACGTGACCATGACCGCCTGCTCCATCCCCGGCGCGGTGTTCCTGACCCTGACCGGCGGGGCGGTGTTCGGTTTTGGCGTGGCCCTTGCCGCCGTCAGCGTGGCCAGCACCGTCGGGGCCTGTCTGGCCTTCCTGAGCGCCCGCCACCTGCTGCGCGGCACGGTGCGCCGCCTGTGGCCCGGCCAACTGACCCGCATCGACGCGGCCATGGCGAATGAAGGCAGCGGCGGCACGGCGACGGGCACCGCGAATGCTGCCGGGGCACATCCCCTCTGCCCCAGACTCCTCTCTCCCGGCGCGCTGTGCCTGCTGGGGCTGCGCTGCGTGGCCGTAATGCCTTACTGGCTGGTGAACCTGCTGTTCGGGGTTACCGCCATGCGCCTTTCCACCTTCGCCACGGTCTCGCTGGTCGGCATGGCGCCGCTGAACGCCCTTTACGTGCACGCCGGGGCGGAACTGGGGCGCGTCCGCCACCTTGGGGACATCATCTCCTTGCGCACCGGACTTACCCTGTGCCTGCTGGCTGTGGCGCCGTTGCTGCTGCGCCGGGTGGCGCGCATGCTGGAGGCGCGGCGGTGTACGGGCGACCAGCGCAGGCCAGCCCAAGGGTAA
- a CDS encoding phosphatidylserine decarboxylase family protein → MRKASIGITPEGVPAIGLCALVTLSLAMLGCATGSFVFMLLTWFCCHFFRDPERVVPTAPGLAVSPADGKVVRVQTMPDPFTGQPRTAVCIFMNVFSVHVNRAPVAGAVTGIAYHPGKFLNAAWDKASTDNERCAYQMTDDGGSAWTFVQIAGLIARRIVCRTDEGDTLDRGERFGMIRFGSRVDLYLPDDYSPSVNVGEQVFAGQTIVARRNA, encoded by the coding sequence ATGCGTAAAGCCTCCATCGGCATCACCCCCGAAGGCGTCCCGGCCATCGGCCTGTGCGCCCTCGTCACGCTTTCCCTCGCCATGCTCGGCTGCGCCACCGGCAGCTTCGTGTTCATGCTGCTGACGTGGTTCTGCTGCCACTTCTTCCGCGATCCGGAACGGGTCGTCCCCACCGCGCCCGGCCTTGCCGTCAGCCCTGCCGACGGAAAGGTGGTACGCGTGCAGACCATGCCCGACCCGTTCACCGGCCAGCCGCGCACCGCGGTGTGCATCTTCATGAACGTGTTCAGCGTGCACGTGAACCGCGCCCCGGTGGCGGGCGCCGTGACCGGCATTGCCTATCATCCCGGCAAGTTCCTGAACGCTGCCTGGGACAAGGCATCCACTGACAACGAACGCTGCGCCTACCAGATGACCGATGACGGCGGCTCCGCCTGGACCTTCGTGCAGATTGCGGGGCTGATCGCCCGGCGCATCGTGTGCCGCACCGATGAAGGCGACACGCTGGACCGGGGCGAGCGCTTCGGCATGATCCGCTTCGGCTCGCGGGTTGACCTTTACCTGCCGGACGACTATTCTCCGTCGGTGAACGTGGGTGAACAGGTGTTCGCCGGGCAGACCATCGTGGCGCGCCGCAACGCCTAA
- the pssA gene encoding CDP-diacylglycerol--serine O-phosphatidyltransferase, whose amino-acid sequence MEQPARPIHKGVYILPNLFTTASLFAGFLGMLWAVSGRYEDCAMAILFSALMDGLDGKVARLTNTASEFGVQYDSLCDLVAFGVAPGFMMYQWQLHQYGRLGIAAAFLFAVCGALRLARFNISTATTSKKFFIGLPIPAAGCAVATLVLFSPYVPDQLAVMFPRFCLALAFVLAFLMVSRVRYASFKEYGLIKAHPFSSMVTAILLFVLVSSEPKLLGFLVFAGYLISGPVYTFVIIPRRNHKLLRSLS is encoded by the coding sequence ATGGAACAGCCCGCCCGCCCGATCCACAAGGGAGTGTACATCCTCCCGAACCTCTTCACCACGGCAAGTCTCTTTGCAGGCTTCCTGGGGATGTTGTGGGCCGTTTCCGGGCGGTACGAAGACTGCGCCATGGCCATTCTGTTCAGCGCCCTCATGGACGGTCTGGACGGCAAGGTGGCCCGTCTCACCAACACCGCCAGCGAATTCGGCGTCCAGTACGATTCGCTGTGCGACCTGGTGGCCTTCGGCGTGGCACCCGGCTTCATGATGTACCAGTGGCAGCTGCACCAGTACGGTCGCCTCGGCATTGCCGCCGCCTTCCTGTTCGCGGTGTGCGGGGCGTTGCGCCTTGCCCGGTTCAACATCTCCACCGCCACCACCTCAAAGAAGTTCTTCATCGGCCTGCCCATTCCGGCGGCCGGTTGCGCCGTGGCCACGCTGGTGCTGTTCAGCCCCTACGTGCCCGACCAGCTCGCGGTCATGTTCCCGCGCTTCTGCCTTGCGCTCGCCTTTGTGCTCGCCTTCCTCATGGTAAGCCGCGTGCGCTACGCATCCTTCAAGGAATACGGGCTCATCAAGGCCCATCCGTTCAGCTCGATGGTTACCGCCATCCTGCTGTTCGTACTCGTCTCCTCCGAACCCAAGCTCTTGGGTTTCCTGGTGTTCGCGGGCTACCTCATCTCTGGTCCCGTGTACACCTTCGTCATCATTCCCCGCCGCAATCACAAGCTACTACGCAGCCTATCCTAG